One Nicotiana sylvestris chromosome 12, ASM39365v2, whole genome shotgun sequence genomic window carries:
- the LOC104217064 gene encoding jasmonate-induced oxygenase 2-like, whose translation MSRLESWPEPIIRVQELSESGIQEIPERFVKRPADRPCLLETEANILLIDLDNLNSCDESVRQETMKLISQACRDWGFFQVVGHGVNHDLMAKTRGVWREFFHLPLEEKQKFANSPITYEGYGSRLGVEKGAKLDWCDYFFLHYLPEKLKDENKWPSIPISCREIISEYGQEVAKLSKKLLKILSINLGLNEDYLHQSFGGNSEIGACLRVNFYPKCPQPDLTLGLSPHSDPGGLTLLLPDIDVSGLQVRRGDNWLTVKPVPNAFVVNIGDQIQVLSNAMYKSVEHRVIVNSAKERVSLAFFYNPGGDILIKPADELVTTDQSALYRPTTFNEYRALIRTKGPSGKSQVGSLKSPR comes from the exons ATGAGTCGCTTGGAAAGCTGGCCAGAGCCAATTATTAGAGTTCAAGAACTATCAGAAAGTGGCATTCAAGAAATTCCCGAACGTTTCGTGAAAAGGCCAGCGGACAGACCATGTTTGCTGGAGACTGAGGCCAACATTCTATTAATTGACCTCGATAACTTGAACTCCTGCGATGAATCTGTTCGGCAGGAAACTATGAAACTCATTTCCCAGGCTTGTCGCGACTGGGGTTTTTTCCAGGTGGTGGGTCATGGCGTTAACCATGACCTGATGGCAAAAACTCGCGGTGTTTGGCGCGAGTTTTTCCATCTTCCGTTGGAGGAGAAGCAGAAATTTGCAAATTCACCGATTACTTATGAAGGTTATGGGAGTAGGCTTGGAGTGGAAAAGGGTGCTAAATTGGATTGGTGTGATTATTTCTTCCTTCATTATCTTCCTGAGAAGTTAAAGGATGAGAATAAATGGCCTAGTATTCCAATTTCATGCAG GGAAATAATTTCAGAATATGGACAAGAAGTAGCTAAGCTAAGCAAGAAGTTACTCAAAATCTTATCTATAAACCTCGGATTAAACGAGGATTATCTACACCAAAGCTTTGGAGGAAACAGCGAAATAGGTGCTTGCTTAAGAGTAAATTTTTACCCAAAATGCCCCCAGCCAGATCTTACCCTAGGCCTCTCTCCCCACTCTGATCCTGGTGGCCTGACCCTTCTCCTCCCTGATATCGACGTTTCCGGCCTCCAAGTTCGTCGTGGCGATAACTGGCTAACTGTTAAACCTGTTCCTAATGCCTTTGTTGTCAATATTGGCGATCAAATTCAG GTATTAAGTAATGCAATGTACAAGAGTGTAGAGCACAGAGTGATCGTTAATTCGGCCAAAGAACGTGTTTCCTTAGCATTCTTCTACAATCCTGGAGGTGACATACTCATCAAACCTGCAGATGAACTCGTGACCACGGACCAGTCGGCGTTATATCGTCCGACGACGTTCAACGAGTATCGAGCTTTAATCAGAACCAAAGGTCCTTCTGGAAAATCTCAAGTTGGATCACTAAAATCGCCCAGATAA